From a single Zygotorulaspora mrakii chromosome 2, complete sequence genomic region:
- the MNP1 gene encoding mitochondrial 54S ribosomal protein bL12m (similar to Saccharomyces cerevisiae MNP1 (YGL068W); ancestral locus Anc_6.213) yields MSLRLITSKSITVSSRLLRRGATRVVTSSQRFNSGVTDSPVNQTVDPKINKIVEEISKLTLLETSALITELKSQLNIPDIAFPTAGAVGGPAGNGSQSGENTAVQEEEKPEEKTIFAIKLESFDAKSKPKIIKEVKNLLGLSLVEAKKFVEAAPKVLKDNVAKEDAEKIKSTLEGLGGKVSLE; encoded by the coding sequence CACTCCGTTTAATTACGTCGAAATCTATTACTGTATCTTCAAGATTACTCAGGAGAGGAGCCACAAGAGTTGTTACCTCTAGTCAACGTTTTAACTCAGGTGTCACTGATTCACCAGTAAATCAAACTGTAGACCCAAAGATCAACAAGATTGTTGAGGAAATCTCTAAACTAACTCTATTGGAGACATCAGCGCTGATCACAGAATTAAAAAGTCAATTGAACATTCCAGATATTGCATTCCCAACTGCTGGTGCGGTTGGTGGTCCAGCCGGTAATGGATCCCAATCAGGGGAAAACACAGCtgttcaagaagaagagaagcCTGAAGAGAAAACTATATTTGCCATTAAATTGGAATCTTTTGACGCCAAATCGAAGCCAAAGATCATCAAAGAAGTCAAGAACTTATTAGGGCTTTCATTGGTAGAAGCAAAGAAGTTTGTTGAAGCTGCGCCAAAGGTGCTAAAAGATAACGTCGCAAAGGAAGATGCTGAGAAGATTAAGAGCACTCTCGAAGGTCTCGGGGGTAAGGTCTCTCTAGAATGA
- the TPK2 gene encoding cAMP-dependent protein kinase catalytic subunit TPK2 (similar to Saccharomyces cerevisiae TPK2 (YPL203W); ancestral locus Anc_6.214), with amino-acid sequence MEPMNSDYQQQHLHQQQQSYQPVQQTAQYYSNMPYGGEDATHKSLLPQRSVISKGKYSLQDFQIMRTLGTGSFGRVHLVRSVHNGRYYAMKVLKKQQVIRMKQIEHTNDERRMLKLVEHPFIIRMWGTFQDARNLFMVVDYIEGGELFSLLRKSHRFPNPVAKFYAAEVTLALEYLHSHNIIYRDLKPENILLDRNGHIKITDFGFAKEVVTVTWTLCGTPDYIAPEVITTKPYNKSVDWWSLGVLIFEMLAGYTPFYDTTPMKTYEKILQGKVNYPPFFHPDVVDLLSKLITADLTRRLGNLQSGSQDIKSHPWFSEVVWEKLLAKDIETPYEPPITPGIGDTSLFDQYPEEHLDYGIKGEDQYAQYFTEF; translated from the coding sequence atggaACCAATGAATTCAGATTACCAGCAACAGCATTTGcatcaacagcagcaaTCTTATCAACCCGTGCAGCAAACTGCTCAGtattattcaaatatgcCATATGGGGGAGAAGATGCCACTCATAAATCTTTGTTGCCGCAAAGATCAGTGATATCTAAGGGGAAATATTCATTGCAAGATTTTCAGATTATGCGAACTCTCGGTACTGGTTCTTTTGGTCGTGTCCATTTAGTTAGATCTGTTCACAATGGCAGATACTATGCCATGAAAGTGTTGAAGAAGCAACAGGTTATTCGAATGAAACAGATTGAGCATACGAATGATGAACGTCGTATGCTAAAACTAGTCGAGCACCCGTTCATAATTAGGATGTGGGGTACTTTTCAAGATGCCAGGAATCTTTTTATGGTTGTCGACTATATCGAAGGAGGTGAGTTATTCTCATTGTTGCGTAAGTCACACCGTTTTCCCAACCCGGTAGCGAAATTCTACGCCGCAGAAGTCACCTTGGCATTGGAATATCTGCACTCTCATAATATTATTTATCGTGATTTGAAACCAGAAAATATCCTTCTGGACCGAAACGGTCATATCAAGATAACAGATTTTGGATTCGCGAAGGAGGTCGTCACAGTGACATGGACACTTTGTGGAACTCCTGATTATATCGCTCCTGAAGTTATCACGACAAAACCCTACAACAAATCTGTTGATTGGTGGTCTTTAGGCGTTttaatttttgaaatgttgGCCGGTTACACACCATTTTACGATACAACACCCATGAAAActtatgaaaaaatcttacAGGGTAAAGTAAACTATccaccattttttcatccaGATGTAGTTGATCTTTTGAGTAAATTGATTACGGCAGATCTTACGAGGAGATTAGGTAATCTTCAAAGCGGATCGCAGGATATCAAATCTCATCCATGGTTTAGTGAAGTCGTCTGGGAAAAACTTCTGGCAAAAGATATCGAAACGCCTTATGAACCGCCAATTACCCCAGGAATTGGTGACACTTCATTATTCGATCAATATCCAGAAGAGCATCTGGATTACGGCATCAAAGGTGAGGATCAATATGCACAATATTTCACCGAATTTTAA
- the HRR25 gene encoding serine/threonine protein kinase HRR25 (similar to Saccharomyces cerevisiae HRR25 (YPL204W); ancestral locus Anc_6.215): protein MDLRVGRKYRIGRKIGSGSFGDIYHGTNLISGEEVAIKLESIRSRHPQLDYESRVYKYLSGGVGIPFIRWFGREGEYNAMVIDLLGPSLEDLFNYCHRKFTFKTVIMLALQMICRIQYIHGRSFIHRDIKPDNFLMGVGRRGSTVHVIDFGLSKKYRDFNTHRHIPYRENKSLTGTARYASVNTHLGIEQSRRDDLESLGYVLIYFCKGSLPWQGLKATTKKQKYDRILEKKLCTSVETLCGGLPQEFAEFMVYCRSLRFDERPDYLYLARLFKDLSIKLEYHNDHLFDWTMLRYTKAMVEKQHDLLMVESNNNSSSTSNVNATNPNANLNQNQNQNATTNTNASNKNDSFNRVKLLAMKKFATHFHYCKSEDKHHPTPEEIKQQSVQNSNAAASLPEELLNAIDKGMENLKQQQAQQQQQQQQPGQTGQTGQPQLGQVQLQHPEPLLQQQQQQQQQQQQQQQQQQDLQKQQQAQTLGAHRSTHYPPQVQQQQPQQQQQQQPLQRPSGEDIWL from the coding sequence ATGGATTTAAGAGTCGGTAGAAAGTATCGGATTGGGCGCAAGATAGGTAGCGGATCGTTTGGTGATATCTATCACGGCACAAACCTGATTAGCGGAGAAGAGGTTGCTATCAAATTAGAATCCATCAGGTCGAGACACCCGCAGTTGGACTACGAGTCGCGAGTGTACAAGTATCTAAGTGGTGGGGTTGGTATCCCGTTTATCAGGTGGTTTGGCCGTGAGGGTGAATACAATGCTATGGTGATAGATTTATTGGGGCCCTCGTTGGAGgatcttttcaattattgTCACAGAAAATTCACTTTCAAGACCGTCATTATGTTGGCTCTGCAAATGATATGCCGCATCCAGTACATACACGGGAGATCGTTTATTCATAGGGATATTAAACCAGACAACTTTTTAATGGGAGTAGGGCGTCGTGGTAGTACTGTTCATGTGATTGATTTCGGACTGTCCAAAAAATACAGAGATTTTAATACGCATCGTCATATTCCTTATCGTGAGAATAAATCTTTGACTGGTACTGCACGTTACGCTAGTGTCAATACACACTTAGGCATAGAGCAAAGCAGAAGAGATGACTTGGAATCTTTAGGTTATGTTTTGATCTATTTTTGTAAAGGTTCGTTACCATGGCAAGGGTTGAAAGCTACGACgaagaagcaaaaataCGATCGTATAttggagaaaaaattgtgTACAAGTGTCGAAACTTTATGTGGTGGCTTGCCACAAGAATTTGCAGAGTTTATGGTTTACTGTAGAAGTCTAAGATTTGATGAAAGGCCAGATTATCTGTATTTGGCAagacttttcaaagatttgagTATAAAGTTGGAATACCACAATGATCATCTGTTCGATTGGACTATGTTACGCTATACTAAGGCAATGGTGGAAAAACAACACGATCTTTTAATGGTTGAAAGTAACAACAATTCGTCATCTACTTCTAATGTCAACGCAACGAACCCAAACGCAAatttaaatcaaaatcaaaatcaaaacgCTACTACAAATACAAATGCCAGTAACAAAAATGACTCTTTCAATAGAGTTAAACTCCTAGcgatgaaaaaattcgcAACTCATTTCCATTATTGCAAGAGCGAAGATAAACATCATCCAACTCCGGAAGAAATCAAGCAACAGTCGGTGCAGAACAGCAACGCAGCAGCATCGCTACCGGAGGAGCTACTCAATGCTATAGACAAGGGaatggaaaatttgaagcaaCAGCAGGctcagcagcaacagcaacagcaacagccTGGACAGACTGGACAGACTGGACAGCCACAGCTTGGGCAAGTTCAGCTTCAGCATCCAGAACCACTGttgcaacaacaacagcaacaacaacaacaacaacaacaacaacaacaacagcaacaggatttgcaaaaacaacaacaagcGCAAACGCTGGGAGCACATAGATCAACGCATTATCCACCGCAGgtgcagcagcaacaaccacagcaacagcaacaacaacaacctCTGCAAAGACCCTCTGGAGAAGACATATGGCTATAA